A stretch of Vulpes vulpes isolate BD-2025 chromosome 4, VulVul3, whole genome shotgun sequence DNA encodes these proteins:
- the LOC140598726 gene encoding mitotic spindle assembly checkpoint protein MAD2A-like — translation MALQLSREQGIALRGSADIMAEFFYWLYKCSVQKLVVFISNNESSEVLERWQVDIECDKTAKDDSSTPRGKSQKAIQDEILSVIRQITATVTFLPLLEVSCSFDLLIYTKIWLSLKNGKSRDHSLLPILRKSVFIHLLLLSTK, via the exons ATGGCGCTGCAGCTGTCCCGCGAGCAAGGCATCGCCCTGCGCGGGAGCGCGGACATCATGGCCGAGTTCTTCT ATTGGTTATACAAGTGTTCAGTTCAGAAACTGGTGGTATTCATCTCAAATAATGAAAGCAGTGAAGTCCTTGAAAGGTGGCAGGTTGATATTGAGTGCGACAAGACTGCAAAAGATGACAG tAGCACACCCAGAGGAAAGTCTCAGAAGGCCATCCAGGATGAGATCCTCTCCGTAATCCGACAGATCACAGCTACCGTGACGTTTCTGCCGCTGTTGGAAGTCTCTT GTTCATTTGACCTACTGATTTATACAAAGATTTGGTTGTCCTTGAAAAATGGGAAGAGTCGGGACCACAGTTTATTACCAATTCTGAGGAagtctgtcttcattcatttactactaCTATCCACAAAGTAA